Proteins found in one Oncorhynchus keta strain PuntledgeMale-10-30-2019 chromosome 2, Oket_V2, whole genome shotgun sequence genomic segment:
- the LOC118361897 gene encoding E3 ubiquitin-protein ligase TRIM35-like: protein MTQQGPTAAMEERLSCPICFEFFQDPVNLKCQHSFCCSCLETPTRIQQKQRECPVCRGRNSIDNIQPAMSNMKLRNIVEAYLQGEEKKGSGGRAVGLVVCARHNKKLRFFCEECEELVCAVCVETERHAKHKHQPVKEEAQWRKREITSLIYNLPEKLELDIKQARVTRKCAAQYIKTQAQTTAGQIKSEFANLHQFLRVEEEARLAALKQEEGMKTGLLTERIARLASNMTSLPGRISDIQTKMKTDDISFLQMYKDLKDRAKYTMQDPEPVSGH, encoded by the exons atgaccCAGCAGGGACCTACAGCAGCTATGGAGGAAAGGCTCAGCTGTCCCATCTGCTTTGAGTTCTTCCAGGACCCAGTGAATCTGAAATGTCAACACAGCTTCTGCTGCAGCTGCCTGGAAACACCAACAAGGATTCAACAAAAGCAGCGCGAGTGCCCAGTCTGCAGGGGAAGGAATTCCATAGACAATATCCAGCCCGCAATGTCTAATATGAAACTGAGGAACATAGTGGAGGCCTACCTgcagggagaagagaagaaggggagtGGGGGGAGAGCAGTGGGTCTTGTGGTGTGCGCCAGACATAATAAGAAGCTCAGGTTTTTCTGTGAGGAATGTGAGGAACTtgtttgtgctgtgtgtgtggagaccGAGCGGCATGCCAAGCATAAACACCAGCCAGTGAAGGAGGAAGCGCAATGGCGTAAG AGGGAAATCACTTCATTGATCTACAACCTTCCTGAGAAACTGGAACTGGACATAAAGCAAGCGAGAGTCACAAGAAAGTGTGCAGCACAATACATCAAG ACCCAGGCCCAAACCACAGCAGGACAGATCAAGAGTGAGTTTGCGAACCTCCACCAGTTCCTGAGAGTTGAGGAGGAGGCCAGACTGGCAGCTTTGAAACAGGAGGAAGGGATGAAGACAGGGTTACTGACCGAGAGGATCGCCCGTCTTGCCAGCAACATGACCTCACTCCCAGGGAGGATCTCAGACATACAGACCAAGATGAAGACCGATGACATCTCGTTTCTACAG ATGTACAAGGACTTGAAAGACAG GGCCAAGTATACAATGCAGGATCCAGAGCCTGTATCGGGGCACTGA